In a genomic window of Verrucomicrobiota bacterium:
- a CDS encoding succinate CoA transferase has product MIPRITAQEAAKMIEHGDSIGFSGFTPAGAAKVIPLAIAEKAKAEHAAGRPFKIGVLTGASTGRSLDGALAAADAVLFRTPYQSDGELRKKINAGEVKFFDMHLSQIAQNVRYGFLGKVKWAIVEACAVEEDGTIVLSTSVGTSPTYCQVAEKIFVELNAYHPKELKGIHDNYQPLDPPHRREIPIYKVSDRIGSPVIKVDPSKIAGIVETNLPDETNTFPEPNDVTIKIGKNVAAFLAAEMKAGRIPKEFLPIQSGVGDVANAVLFAMGSNPDIPAFEMYTEVIQDSVIKLMSENRIKFASGCSLTVSNPVLKQIYGNMDFFKPKLVLRPQEISNNPEIVRRIGIVSINTAIEVDLFGNVNSTHVLGAQMMNGIGGSGDFTRNSYISIFTCPSIVKDGKISTIVPMVSHIDHNEHSVQIVITDRGIADLRGKSPHERAEEILNKCVHPEYHPILSAYLNHSKQTHTNHTLSMAFRMHEEFAKTGDMRKVQWS; this is encoded by the coding sequence ATGATCCCTAGAATTACAGCCCAAGAAGCCGCAAAAATGATTGAACACGGGGATTCGATTGGTTTCAGCGGGTTTACCCCTGCCGGCGCCGCGAAAGTCATCCCGTTAGCCATTGCAGAAAAAGCTAAAGCAGAACACGCAGCCGGACGCCCCTTTAAAATCGGGGTATTAACGGGTGCTTCGACTGGCCGTTCCCTCGACGGAGCCTTGGCGGCGGCCGATGCCGTCTTATTCCGGACCCCATACCAGTCCGATGGTGAGTTACGCAAGAAAATCAACGCCGGTGAAGTGAAGTTTTTTGACATGCACCTGTCGCAAATTGCGCAGAATGTGCGTTATGGCTTTTTGGGTAAAGTGAAATGGGCGATTGTTGAGGCTTGTGCCGTCGAAGAAGACGGGACGATTGTATTGAGCACATCAGTCGGGACTTCACCCACGTATTGCCAAGTGGCCGAGAAGATTTTTGTGGAGTTAAATGCCTATCATCCGAAGGAATTAAAAGGGATCCACGATAACTACCAGCCATTGGATCCCCCGCACCGCCGTGAGATCCCGATCTACAAGGTTTCCGACCGTATCGGTTCACCAGTCATCAAAGTGGACCCGTCTAAAATTGCGGGCATTGTGGAAACGAATCTGCCTGATGAAACTAATACATTTCCCGAGCCGAATGATGTCACGATCAAAATCGGCAAAAATGTGGCCGCTTTCCTGGCCGCTGAAATGAAAGCCGGACGGATCCCGAAAGAATTCCTCCCGATCCAAAGTGGTGTGGGTGATGTGGCTAATGCGGTTTTATTTGCCATGGGATCAAATCCGGATATTCCCGCTTTTGAAATGTATACGGAAGTCATCCAGGACTCGGTGATTAAACTGATGAGCGAGAACAGGATTAAATTCGCCAGTGGATGCTCGTTGACTGTGAGTAACCCCGTGCTGAAACAAATATACGGGAATATGGATTTCTTTAAACCCAAACTCGTTTTGCGTCCGCAGGAAATCTCGAATAACCCGGAAATCGTCCGACGTATCGGGATTGTCTCGATAAATACAGCCATCGAAGTCGATCTCTTTGGTAATGTGAATAGCACGCATGTATTAGGGGCCCAGATGATGAATGGAATTGGGGGGTCAGGGGATTTTACCCGGAATTCCTATATCTCGATCTTTACTTGCCCGTCGATCGTCAAAGATGGCAAGATCAGCACAATCGTTCCTATGGTCAGCCATATCGATCATAATGAGCACTCGGTACAAATCGTTATTACGGATCGGGGGATCGCCGATTTGCGCGGAAAATCTCCACATGAACGCGCCGAGGAAATCCTAAATAAGTGTGTCCATCCCGAGTACCACCCGATCCTGAGTGCCTATCTGAACCATTCGAAACAAACCCACACAAACCATACATTGTCCATGGCCTTCCGCATGCATGAAGAGTTTGCAAAGACCGGCGACATGAGAAAAGTACAGTGGAGCTAG
- a CDS encoding pyruvate carboxylase subunit B, which produces MEKIVFNNTVLRDGHQSLAATRMKVEQMLPVAEKLDGLGFGMLETWGGATIDACLRFLNENPFERLRKLKTKITKTPHSMLLRGQNIVGYTQYADDVVEAFVDCAAKAGMDMFRIFDALNDIRNIETSIKAVLKNGKHAQGTISYTTSPVHTIDGYIKFGLDMEALGCQSICVKDMAGILSPGDGVTLVKGLKAKLKIPVVVHSHSTTGFAPVTYYQVTEAGADAIDCSIAPFANGSAQPDTLLMQEMLHGHPRAPHYDEKTLRELSVYFKEIYKELIAFTDPMNEKVQEDVLIYQIPGGMLSNFVSQLKQHNMIDRWNEVLEEVVYVREKLGFIPLVTPTSQIVGTQAMMNVKMGRWKSMPQQTLDLALGRFGKTPAPVDPEIIKLAEQKTGQKVMTDRPASELPPGMDKLREELKKNDLPVDDETAVLYAMFPQQITQYYKKPAEQPKAAAAPAPAITTSIASTAVEGAGKSISIKINDKTYQATVEEVK; this is translated from the coding sequence ATGGAAAAAATCGTTTTTAATAATACAGTACTCCGCGACGGGCACCAGTCCCTCGCGGCGACCCGCATGAAAGTCGAGCAAATGTTACCCGTGGCCGAGAAACTCGACGGCTTAGGTTTCGGCATGCTCGAAACATGGGGTGGAGCGACGATTGACGCATGTTTACGTTTCTTAAATGAAAATCCTTTTGAGCGTCTGCGCAAACTCAAGACCAAAATCACAAAGACCCCCCACAGCATGCTCTTACGCGGCCAGAATATTGTCGGTTACACCCAGTACGCCGATGATGTCGTGGAAGCATTTGTAGATTGTGCAGCCAAAGCGGGCATGGACATGTTCCGTATCTTTGATGCGCTCAATGATATCCGTAATATCGAGACATCGATCAAAGCTGTTTTAAAAAATGGGAAACATGCACAGGGAACCATTAGTTATACGACCAGTCCTGTCCATACGATCGACGGGTATATCAAGTTTGGCCTGGATATGGAGGCTCTTGGCTGCCAATCGATTTGTGTGAAGGATATGGCCGGTATTCTTTCCCCCGGTGATGGAGTGACATTGGTCAAGGGATTAAAGGCGAAGTTAAAAATCCCTGTCGTCGTCCACAGTCACTCCACGACTGGTTTTGCGCCCGTCACGTATTACCAAGTGACCGAGGCCGGGGCCGATGCGATTGATTGTTCGATCGCGCCATTTGCTAATGGTTCAGCCCAGCCCGACACCTTACTCATGCAAGAAATGCTCCACGGTCATCCACGGGCACCTCATTACGATGAGAAGACCTTGCGTGAACTCAGTGTTTATTTCAAAGAAATCTATAAGGAATTAATCGCATTCACCGATCCGATGAATGAAAAAGTCCAGGAAGACGTGCTGATTTACCAGATTCCGGGAGGAATGCTGAGTAACTTTGTTTCCCAGCTTAAACAGCATAACATGATCGACCGTTGGAATGAGGTGCTCGAAGAGGTGGTTTATGTCCGGGAAAAACTCGGGTTTATCCCCTTGGTCACCCCGACATCACAAATTGTCGGTACCCAGGCGATGATGAATGTGAAGATGGGACGTTGGAAAAGTATGCCGCAACAAACCTTAGACCTTGCCCTGGGACGTTTCGGAAAAACCCCGGCCCCGGTGGATCCAGAAATTATCAAACTTGCTGAACAAAAAACGGGCCAGAAGGTCATGACCGACCGGCCTGCCAGTGAATTACCCCCCGGGATGGATAAACTCCGCGAGGAACTCAAGAAAAATGACCTGCCTGTCGATGACGAGACAGCTGTTCTTTATGCGATGTTCCCCCAACAGATCACCCAATATTACAAAAAACCGGCGGAACAACCTAAAGCCGCTGCCGCCCCGGCCCCGGCAATCACTACGTCAATAGCCTCTACAGCCGTTGAAGGTGCGGGAAAATCCATCTCGATAAAGATTAATGACAAAACTTATCAGGCCACCGTCGAAGAAGTAAAATAA
- a CDS encoding HupE/UreJ family protein, with protein MKINTLPRFYKTSVFLALALYCTIFSASAHTGHEHSLGFTSGFAHPWSGLDHMLAMFAVGLWAYQTGKKAVWIIPSSFIGLMSIGFLTGMNGHTLSITEPMILASVMVIGIALFTARKLPLALCSIIVGVFAFFHGYAHGNEMTTGTNSLLYASGFLTSTFALHLAGIATGILSGRLLHPLAMRYAGLAIAVTGLFLGFE; from the coding sequence ATGAAAATAAACACCCTCCCCCGTTTTTACAAAACTAGTGTTTTTTTGGCCCTCGCCCTTTATTGCACAATCTTTTCGGCCTCCGCCCATACAGGCCACGAGCACTCATTGGGCTTCACCAGCGGATTTGCACACCCGTGGAGTGGGCTCGACCACATGCTGGCCATGTTCGCCGTTGGCCTGTGGGCATATCAAACCGGTAAAAAGGCCGTCTGGATTATTCCCTCTAGTTTTATAGGATTAATGAGCATTGGTTTTTTGACTGGAATGAATGGGCATACACTTTCCATAACAGAACCCATGATCCTTGCTTCTGTCATGGTGATCGGCATCGCCCTTTTTACTGCACGCAAATTGCCCCTCGCCCTTTGCTCCATCATCGTCGGGGTATTCGCCTTCTTCCACGGGTACGCCCACGGCAATGAAATGACTACAGGCACAAACTCCCTCCTCTACGCGAGCGGCTTTTTGACCAGCACCTTTGCCCTGCACCTTGCCGGAATCGCAACGGGTATCCTCTCGGGGAGGTTACTCCACCCCCTTGCCATGCGGTATGCCGGACTAGCCATCGCTGTTACCGGATTATTTCTAGGGTTCGAATAA
- a CDS encoding anti-sigma factor antagonist (This anti-anti-sigma factor, or anti-sigma factor antagonist, belongs to a family that includes characterized members SpoIIAA, RsbV, RsfA, and RsfB.) has protein sequence MNIEHIMLRLTIANRLDALADVNAAIETCSAQNEWVMEVEYALTLAIEELVTNIIKYGYDDESEHWILIQIDDLGTEILLLIEDDGHEFDPIKGPPPAFDLALKDRPIGGLGLHLIKELSKSMEYTRENGSNKVKVLFYKIPPPQPRNKMMSLQIKQTEKRPGFFILSVIGRLDTVTSPQLEQKINYLLENEAKSISFEMSQLDYVSSAGLRAVLGTYKKLKGKGGVCSVINLQPQVKKIFDIANAFPTLEIFASEAEADDYFDRMQKGELDPKL, from the coding sequence ATGAATATTGAACATATCATGTTACGCTTAACCATAGCAAATCGGTTGGACGCTTTGGCTGATGTGAATGCCGCCATCGAGACGTGCTCCGCCCAAAATGAATGGGTGATGGAGGTGGAGTATGCGCTTACCTTGGCGATCGAAGAGCTGGTGACAAATATCATCAAGTATGGATATGATGATGAGAGTGAACATTGGATATTGATTCAAATCGATGACCTCGGGACGGAAATCCTTTTGCTAATCGAGGATGATGGGCATGAGTTTGATCCCATTAAAGGCCCTCCCCCGGCTTTTGACTTGGCATTAAAAGACCGTCCAATCGGTGGACTGGGCTTGCATTTGATTAAGGAACTCTCCAAATCAATGGAGTATACACGCGAAAACGGAAGCAATAAAGTCAAAGTGCTTTTTTATAAGATACCCCCCCCACAACCAAGGAATAAGATGATGAGTTTGCAAATAAAACAAACAGAAAAACGGCCCGGTTTTTTTATTTTAAGCGTTATTGGAAGGCTCGATACGGTTACCTCTCCCCAGCTCGAGCAAAAAATTAATTACCTCCTGGAAAATGAAGCGAAATCCATTTCTTTTGAGATGTCCCAGCTTGATTATGTCAGCTCTGCGGGACTCAGGGCGGTTTTAGGCACCTACAAGAAACTCAAAGGCAAGGGGGGTGTCTGTAGTGTGATTAACCTCCAGCCCCAAGTAAAAAAGATTTTTGATATCGCCAATGCCTTTCCTACATTGGAAATTTTCGCCAGCGAAGCCGAAGCTGATGATTATTTTGACCGGATGCAAAAAGGGGAACTTGACCCGAAATTGTAA
- a CDS encoding ABC transporter substrate-binding protein — MDFLRNWRMSGLLLCLAFSGGFSHAGEKPIPLQKVRLMTAWFPQSQFAGYYVAVDQGIYKKYGLDVEIISGGPDKDQGIYLQTGKTDFAISWLAPAMVNREKGIPMVLVGQVMERSNLALVGWKERGIRCLNDLQGRRVSLFQGWPRPSMYAFLRAQNLDVELVPQYFTMDLFLRRGVDVASVMTYNEYNMLYLSGVDASELTLIRLSDLGFVFPEDGIYTLDKTLSENPEMTRKLVAATKEGWEFSRNKPELALASVMKRVNEDHLPTNITHMKMMLEEILASIFPEGKNGKHAGKLSMEDFESCAKQMKDASLLNALPVYEQMVYPGARYAP; from the coding sequence ATGGACTTCTTACGAAATTGGCGAATGTCCGGATTACTGCTCTGTCTGGCTTTTTCCGGCGGATTTTCTCATGCCGGAGAAAAACCGATCCCGCTCCAAAAAGTGCGCCTGATGACGGCCTGGTTTCCTCAGTCGCAATTTGCGGGATATTATGTGGCGGTCGACCAGGGTATTTATAAAAAGTACGGTTTGGATGTGGAGATTATTTCCGGCGGACCGGACAAGGATCAAGGTATTTACCTTCAGACGGGGAAGACGGATTTTGCCATTAGCTGGCTCGCCCCTGCCATGGTTAACCGTGAGAAGGGCATTCCCATGGTGCTCGTGGGACAAGTGATGGAACGCTCGAATCTTGCGCTCGTCGGGTGGAAAGAGAGAGGGATTCGTTGCCTGAATGATTTACAAGGCCGGCGGGTGAGTCTTTTTCAAGGATGGCCGAGGCCGTCAATGTATGCATTCCTGCGGGCACAGAATCTGGATGTGGAATTAGTCCCGCAATATTTCACGATGGATCTTTTCCTGAGGCGTGGGGTGGATGTTGCTTCGGTGATGACTTATAATGAATACAATATGCTTTATCTTTCAGGTGTGGATGCTTCCGAGCTCACCCTGATCCGCCTGTCCGACCTGGGTTTTGTTTTCCCCGAAGACGGGATATATACCTTAGACAAGACACTGTCCGAAAATCCTGAGATGACTCGAAAACTTGTCGCCGCCACCAAGGAAGGTTGGGAATTTTCCCGCAATAAACCTGAACTCGCCTTAGCCTCAGTGATGAAGCGGGTGAATGAAGACCATTTGCCGACCAATATCACTCATATGAAAATGATGTTAGAGGAGATATTGGCTTCCATATTTCCAGAGGGAAAAAACGGTAAACACGCGGGAAAACTTTCAATGGAGGATTTTGAGAGTTGTGCGAAACAAATGAAAGATGCCTCATTACTCAATGCATTACCTGTGTATGAGCAGATGGTTTACCCGGGGGCCCGTTATGCTCCATAA
- a CDS encoding SpoIIE family protein phosphatase produces the protein MSRWFTRGPVMLHKLKIAPRLAILIILGVGTVTGIATYFDYVMGRKMFSEELHGRVENLAAATAGEMEVVKRAVEKVVQEVAVVLEDNKLSTEQSYRLLERTLERHHELYGAAIALDTPALDGKNKPIVPYVHRTLEGNKRVNLHVDGYHIKEADWYFLPYQLRKPAWTEPYFDEGGGNIIMVTYSVPLRDSKTGKFIGVVTGDVSLEWLRTLVEGMDLGEGGKAFIISRSGTFVTYPDKNDIMTQTIFSLAEEKGWTGIRALGQKMIRGEKGFEPVDLTNDDGDEFWIAYTPVLDMGWSLGAFFPQRQVMARLYELGKVRLIMCLAGGLGLIIVVWRIARSITRPLTDLETAAEGLASGNLDTPIPVLPGKDEVATLSRSFSKMQGDLKSYISRLEDEASQRAKIETDLKVAHDIQASLVPRNFDLTTYSHRVSVAADLQPAREVGGDFFDFFFLDSDRFFFAVGDASGKGIPASLFVAVTQAYLRAFIRSDDDPGRALARVNDALADSNDTNMFISLFCAILNVKTGELVFANAGHNPTYLLGPGLVSKSLVMGKGGLLGIFPGQTFETGRTRLQPGQTLLGYSDGIVEAENAAQEFYTEEKMAEFIATCVGDTPEQIVSKLKADVATFVAGADQSDDMTIIAVNLK, from the coding sequence ATGAGCAGATGGTTTACCCGGGGGCCCGTTATGCTCCATAAACTCAAGATCGCACCACGCCTGGCGATATTAATCATCCTGGGAGTAGGGACGGTTACGGGCATTGCGACCTATTTTGATTATGTCATGGGGCGTAAAATGTTCAGTGAGGAATTACACGGGCGTGTCGAGAATCTTGCCGCTGCCACAGCCGGGGAAATGGAGGTGGTCAAACGGGCCGTCGAAAAAGTCGTCCAAGAAGTCGCAGTCGTCCTCGAGGATAATAAGCTTTCAACCGAGCAAAGTTACCGTCTTTTGGAAAGGACTTTAGAACGGCATCATGAGCTTTACGGGGCGGCCATTGCCTTAGATACACCTGCGCTGGATGGTAAAAATAAACCTATTGTGCCTTATGTCCACCGGACCTTGGAAGGTAACAAAAGGGTGAATCTCCACGTCGACGGATATCATATCAAGGAGGCAGACTGGTATTTTTTGCCTTATCAACTCAGGAAACCGGCTTGGACCGAGCCTTATTTTGATGAGGGTGGCGGGAATATTATCATGGTGACTTATTCTGTGCCGCTCCGTGATTCCAAAACGGGTAAATTTATCGGCGTGGTTACGGGGGATGTCTCTCTTGAGTGGTTGCGCACTCTGGTCGAGGGGATGGATCTGGGTGAAGGGGGAAAGGCTTTTATTATTTCGCGGAGCGGGACGTTTGTGACGTATCCGGATAAAAATGATATTATGACACAAACCATTTTTAGTCTCGCCGAGGAAAAGGGTTGGACAGGAATAAGGGCATTAGGTCAAAAGATGATCCGGGGGGAGAAAGGTTTCGAGCCTGTAGATCTGACCAATGATGATGGTGATGAATTCTGGATCGCGTATACGCCTGTCTTAGACATGGGCTGGTCATTGGGTGCTTTTTTTCCGCAACGACAGGTGATGGCGCGGCTTTATGAGCTTGGCAAAGTGAGATTGATCATGTGTCTGGCTGGAGGGCTCGGCTTGATTATTGTCGTCTGGAGAATCGCCCGTTCAATCACCCGCCCGTTGACCGATCTTGAGACAGCGGCAGAAGGACTTGCTTCCGGGAATCTTGACACTCCGATACCGGTTTTACCGGGTAAAGACGAGGTCGCCACTCTCTCGCGCAGTTTTTCAAAAATGCAGGGGGACCTGAAAAGTTATATTTCCCGGCTGGAAGATGAGGCGTCTCAACGCGCAAAAATCGAGACAGACCTCAAGGTCGCTCATGATATTCAGGCTAGCCTCGTGCCCCGAAATTTCGACCTTACTACTTATTCGCATCGAGTGAGTGTGGCGGCTGATCTCCAGCCCGCCCGCGAGGTGGGCGGGGATTTCTTCGATTTCTTTTTCTTGGATTCCGACAGATTTTTCTTTGCCGTCGGGGACGCCTCCGGAAAAGGAATACCGGCCTCCCTTTTTGTGGCGGTCACTCAGGCTTACCTACGTGCTTTTATCCGCAGTGATGATGATCCGGGCAGGGCTTTAGCTAGGGTCAATGATGCGTTGGCCGACTCGAATGACACGAATATGTTTATTAGCCTTTTTTGTGCGATCCTCAATGTGAAAACCGGTGAACTCGTTTTTGCGAATGCCGGGCATAACCCCACGTATCTCTTGGGCCCCGGCCTTGTCTCAAAATCCTTAGTAATGGGTAAAGGGGGACTATTGGGGATTTTCCCCGGACAGACTTTTGAAACCGGACGGACTCGGCTCCAACCGGGCCAAACCCTACTGGGTTACTCGGACGGGATTGTAGAGGCAGAGAATGCGGCTCAAGAATTTTATACCGAAGAAAAAATGGCGGAGTTCATCGCTACTTGCGTCGGAGATACCCCCGAGCAAATTGTTTCAAAGCTCAAAGCAGATGTCGCTACCTTCGTCGCCGGTGCCGACCAGTCCGATGACATGACGATTATCGCGGTGAATTTAAAATAG
- a CDS encoding cysteine desulfurase — MSTLTTNPLDVITLRKDFPVLDQKVNGQPLIYFDNAATSQKPVSVIQAISDFYLKDNSNVHRGIHDLSNRATTAFEQARLKVTKFINATSEEEIIFTRGTTEGINLLAEAWGRTFLKPGDTILLTQMEHHSNMVPWQIVSQHTGATLDYLTVNGDEGLLDMGELENKLSSGKVKLLAFTHISNTLGTINPAKQMCTLARHYGAVSMIDAAQSIGHCPVDVQDLDCDFLVFSGHKMCGPTGIGVLWGRKALLDSMPPYQSGGNMIDRVEYIHSTYKSAPARFEAGTPDIAGAIGLGAAVDYIEAIGRETIFTHDLELTAYALDQMRGIENIRILGPAQNHAGSICFVFPKAHASDIVTLADAHGIALRGGHHCNQALMHHFGLEATARASFYLYNTTTEVDIFVRTLKQIAKML; from the coding sequence ATGTCCACTCTCACTACTAATCCCCTCGATGTAATAACCCTCCGGAAAGATTTCCCGGTTCTTGACCAAAAGGTCAATGGACAGCCCTTGATTTATTTCGATAACGCCGCCACCAGCCAGAAGCCGGTCTCCGTCATCCAGGCCATCAGCGACTTTTACTTGAAGGACAATAGCAATGTCCACCGGGGCATCCATGACCTCAGCAACCGCGCCACGACCGCTTTCGAGCAAGCACGCCTCAAGGTCACAAAATTCATCAATGCTACCTCGGAGGAGGAGATTATTTTCACCCGCGGTACGACTGAGGGCATTAACCTGCTGGCGGAGGCATGGGGCCGCACATTCCTCAAACCCGGGGACACCATCCTACTGACCCAGATGGAGCACCACAGTAATATGGTGCCGTGGCAAATTGTTTCGCAACACACCGGAGCCACTCTTGATTACCTCACGGTCAATGGCGACGAAGGTCTCCTCGACATGGGAGAACTCGAAAACAAATTATCCAGCGGGAAAGTCAAGTTACTGGCATTCACCCATATTTCCAATACCCTGGGCACCATTAATCCCGCGAAACAAATGTGCACCCTCGCCCGCCATTACGGTGCGGTGTCAATGATCGACGCTGCCCAGTCCATCGGGCATTGTCCGGTGGATGTGCAGGATCTCGACTGCGATTTCCTCGTCTTTAGTGGGCATAAAATGTGCGGTCCCACAGGCATCGGTGTCCTCTGGGGACGCAAGGCCCTCCTCGATTCGATGCCCCCTTATCAAAGTGGCGGGAATATGATCGACCGGGTGGAGTACATCCATAGCACTTATAAATCAGCACCGGCCAGGTTTGAAGCGGGGACCCCCGATATCGCGGGAGCTATCGGGCTGGGCGCTGCTGTGGATTATATCGAGGCTATCGGGAGGGAAACGATTTTTACCCACGATCTGGAATTAACCGCCTATGCCCTAGATCAAATGCGCGGCATCGAAAATATCCGTATTCTGGGCCCGGCACAAAACCATGCAGGATCAATTTGTTTCGTATTCCCCAAAGCCCATGCCAGTGATATCGTGACTTTGGCTGATGCACACGGGATTGCCCTGCGCGGCGGGCACCATTGTAACCAAGCCCTCATGCACCATTTCGGACTCGAAGCCACCGCCCGGGCGAGCTTCTACCTCTATAACACCACAACCGAGGTCGATATCTTTGTTAGAACGCTCAAACAAATTGCAAAGATGCTCTAA
- the sufT gene encoding putative Fe-S cluster assembly protein SufT yields MNEHETVTLTRDVLAVAIPMGDKITLTSGETVTITQRLGGNFTVMSRSCLARIDARDADALGKEISAAALAAQNAQDTDFNEEMIWRQLKTCYDPEIPVNIVDLGLVYSCNAQISPDGKRNVDVKMTLTAPGCGMGPVIAEDAKSKVESIPGVESCNVEVVWDPPWNQGMMSEAAKLQMGLL; encoded by the coding sequence ATGAATGAACATGAGACAGTGACTTTAACGAGGGATGTATTAGCCGTCGCCATCCCCATGGGCGACAAAATCACGCTGACCTCGGGTGAAACAGTAACCATTACCCAGCGCCTCGGCGGGAATTTCACCGTCATGTCCCGTAGTTGCCTCGCCCGGATCGATGCGCGAGATGCTGATGCACTCGGCAAAGAAATCTCCGCCGCAGCTCTCGCTGCACAAAATGCGCAGGACACTGATTTTAATGAAGAGATGATCTGGCGCCAGCTCAAGACTTGTTACGATCCCGAAATCCCGGTCAATATCGTCGACCTCGGACTGGTTTACAGTTGTAACGCCCAGATCAGTCCCGATGGCAAACGCAATGTCGATGTCAAAATGACCCTGACCGCCCCCGGTTGCGGCATGGGCCCGGTCATCGCCGAAGATGCTAAAAGCAAAGTCGAAAGCATTCCCGGTGTCGAAAGCTGTAATGTCGAGGTCGTCTGGGATCCACCCTGGAACCAAGGCATGATGAGCGAAGCCGCCAAACTCCAGATGGGCCTGCTGTAG
- the sufD gene encoding Fe-S cluster assembly protein SufD: MNPSIENIFLGANHQIAQFIEEHEKFENSQDNSTPKWLKSLRSSGIAHFSELGFPTVKHEEWRYTNTAPVADMPFKPQTAKAQSNLRGEDFARYSLTAMGAHEIVFIDGQYSPRLSKPGHLPTGAIVCSFAEALREHSSLLEKYVGKSVAAADNGFVALNTAFIQDGIVIHIPRNLHVENPIHLLFITTTETGTAIQPRNLFVAESGSDATIVESHICCGCNMPTLKNSVTEVFVESNARLEHIKLQDECMESYHIATIQAELASDSRFMNHSVAIGAKLSRHNIHLHLNGKNIDALLFGIYAMENDQLCDHHTLVDHRKPHCGSHEYYHGILAGKSRGVFNGKIFVRQEAQKTDAKQTNRAILLGRDATVNTKPQLEIYADDVKCTHGATVGEMNEEAIQYLRCRGIAEQKARVMLTQAFAQEILDRIENEPLRAHASKLVEGKLTGMI, encoded by the coding sequence ATGAACCCATCCATAGAAAATATTTTCCTCGGGGCTAACCACCAGATTGCGCAATTCATCGAGGAACACGAGAAATTCGAGAACTCTCAGGATAACTCTACCCCAAAATGGTTAAAGTCCCTGCGCAGCTCCGGCATCGCGCACTTTAGCGAGCTGGGATTCCCCACGGTGAAACACGAGGAATGGCGTTACACAAATACCGCCCCAGTCGCAGATATGCCATTCAAACCCCAGACCGCCAAGGCCCAGAGCAATTTGCGCGGCGAGGATTTCGCCCGTTATTCCCTCACTGCCATGGGCGCGCATGAGATCGTTTTTATCGACGGACAATATTCTCCCCGCTTGTCAAAGCCCGGCCATTTACCCACCGGTGCCATTGTTTGTTCTTTTGCCGAGGCTCTCAGGGAACATTCCTCCCTCCTCGAAAAGTATGTCGGCAAAAGTGTCGCGGCCGCGGATAATGGATTCGTCGCGCTGAATACCGCATTCATCCAGGACGGCATCGTGATCCATATCCCGCGCAATTTGCACGTGGAAAACCCCATTCATCTCCTCTTTATCACGACGACTGAAACCGGGACAGCTATCCAGCCGCGCAATTTGTTTGTAGCCGAAAGCGGCAGTGATGCGACCATTGTCGAAAGCCATATTTGCTGTGGCTGCAACATGCCCACGCTGAAAAACTCTGTCACTGAGGTATTTGTGGAATCCAACGCACGGCTCGAACACATTAAGCTCCAAGATGAATGTATGGAGAGTTACCACATCGCGACGATCCAAGCCGAGCTCGCCTCCGACAGCCGCTTTATGAACCACTCGGTCGCCATCGGGGCCAAGCTCTCCCGGCACAATATCCATTTGCACCTGAACGGGAAAAATATCGACGCCCTGCTTTTCGGTATCTACGCCATGGAAAATGATCAACTCTGCGACCATCATACCTTGGTCGATCACCGTAAACCCCATTGTGGTAGCCATGAATATTACCACGGTATCCTCGCTGGAAAATCACGCGGGGTCTTTAACGGCAAAATCTTTGTCCGGCAAGAAGCCCAAAAAACGGATGCCAAACAGACTAACCGCGCTATCCTCTTGGGGCGGGACGCCACGGTCAATACGAAACCGCAGCTTGAGATTTATGCCGATGATGTCAAATGCACCCACGGGGCTACCGTCGGTGAAATGAATGAAGAAGCCATCCAGTATTTGCGTTGCCGGGGCATCGCCGAGCAAAAAGCGCGGGTCATGCTCACGCAGGCATTTGCCCAAGAGATCCTCGATCGTATCGAGAATGAACCTCTCCGTGCGCATGCCAGCAAGCTTGTCGAAGGCAAATTAACCGGTATGATTTGA